One Citricoccus sp. K5 DNA window includes the following coding sequences:
- a CDS encoding GNAT family N-acetyltransferase, translating to MVTMRAGPAQAGVVGRLLHDFNTEFGSPTPSAEDFAARFGTLLVGDDVLVLLSGSTTAPTGFAFLTLRPTPYGDGPLAQLEELYVRPGQRGRGIGTELLLDAIEQVRARGSEEMHINVDEIDEDTRRFYERHGFTNIQPGEDYRMLCYLREF from the coding sequence ATGGTGACGATGCGAGCGGGACCCGCCCAGGCCGGCGTCGTGGGCCGGCTGTTGCACGATTTCAACACGGAGTTCGGCTCGCCCACGCCCTCCGCGGAGGACTTCGCGGCGCGCTTCGGCACGCTGCTGGTGGGCGACGACGTGCTCGTGCTGCTCTCGGGCAGCACCACGGCGCCGACGGGTTTCGCGTTCCTGACCCTGCGCCCGACGCCGTACGGCGACGGACCGTTGGCACAGCTCGAGGAGCTGTACGTGCGGCCGGGGCAGCGGGGACGGGGCATCGGCACCGAACTGCTGCTGGACGCCATCGAGCAGGTCAGGGCGCGAGGCAGCGAGGAGATGCACATCAACGTGGATGAGATCGACGAGGACACCCGGCGCTTCTACGAACGGCACGGGTTCACGAACATCCAGCCCGGCGAGGACTACCGCATGCTCTGTTACCTGCGGGAGTTCTGA
- a CDS encoding GntR family transcriptional regulator — translation MAGKMDAAAMHGELKAEILRGEHSPGTPFREVALAERFGVSRTPVREALGRLQQEGLLERGTRGLQVRRLDPEQLMQVYDLRILLEGQAAEEAASARTELDLVRLEGLLSRDQALTDPDNATRLDTNIEFHEALWSAARNPILRDLLDRLSTHQIHAPTSTLTTPGRWEQSLDEHAEIIRCIREHEAAGAREAMRAHMSTARALRLRMLSHAMG, via the coding sequence GTGGCAGGGAAGATGGACGCCGCCGCGATGCACGGCGAGCTCAAGGCGGAGATCCTCCGCGGCGAGCACTCCCCCGGCACCCCCTTCCGCGAAGTGGCCCTGGCCGAGCGGTTCGGGGTCTCCCGAACCCCGGTGCGCGAGGCCCTGGGCCGGCTGCAGCAGGAGGGCCTGCTCGAGCGCGGGACCCGGGGACTGCAGGTACGGCGCCTGGACCCCGAACAGCTCATGCAGGTCTATGACCTCCGCATCCTGCTGGAGGGACAGGCCGCCGAAGAGGCCGCCTCCGCCCGGACGGAGCTGGATCTGGTCCGGCTGGAGGGGCTCCTCTCCCGGGACCAGGCCCTCACGGACCCGGACAACGCCACCCGGCTGGACACCAACATCGAGTTCCACGAGGCGCTGTGGTCGGCCGCCCGGAACCCCATCCTGCGTGATCTGCTGGACCGGCTCTCCACCCACCAGATCCATGCGCCGACCTCCACCCTCACCACACCGGGACGCTGGGAGCAGTCCCTGGATGAACACGCGGAGATCATCCGCTGCATCCGGGAGCACGAAGCCGCCGGCGCGCGTGAGGCCATGCGGGCCCACATGTCCACGGCCCGGGCCCTGCGGCTGAGGATGCTCAGCCACGCCATGGGCTGA
- the tcuA gene encoding FAD-dependent tricarballylate dehydrogenase TcuA, which translates to MTTSPTPDARTGGIQTGAGLDADVIVVGGGNAAFTAAHAAAERGRRVLLLEKAPRGAFGGNSYYTAGATRIAHAGIEDLKDFIEPDERHAATEVPPYSAEDYAADLVRVTDGRNDPELTEVLVHEAAPNLRWLQSLGLKYRLMYERQAYQREDGSYLFWGGLHVGNVGGGEGLMHDHVRVAEQLGTEVRYGQDVTGLVVEEGQVRGVTVRQEDGSLQELRAESVILGAGGFESNAEWRREHLGEGWENAKVRGTPFNNGDMIAAGLEIGAQKAGHWATCHSTQWDAFTPNNESNRELTNRLTRQSYPLGIIVNTEGQRFVDEGEDFRNYTYAKFGREILQQPGSVAYQIFDAPLRAMLRSEEYEMPGITVAEADTLEELAEKIGIAPEALTGTVQDYNGSIDTTIPWDPTVKDGRRAETTPVKSNWATPLTEGPFYAYAVTCGITFTFGGLKSDTHGRVLDAEGEHISGLYVCGEMLGGLFAGNYPGGSGLAAGVVFGRRAGTLA; encoded by the coding sequence ATGACCACCTCCCCCACCCCGGACGCCCGCACCGGCGGCATCCAGACCGGCGCCGGCCTGGATGCCGACGTCATCGTCGTCGGCGGCGGCAACGCGGCGTTCACCGCCGCCCACGCAGCAGCCGAGCGGGGCCGGAGGGTGCTCCTGCTGGAGAAGGCCCCCCGCGGCGCCTTCGGCGGCAACAGCTACTACACCGCCGGCGCCACGCGCATCGCCCATGCCGGCATCGAGGACTTGAAGGACTTCATCGAGCCGGACGAGCGCCACGCCGCCACCGAGGTCCCCCCGTACTCCGCTGAGGACTACGCCGCGGACCTCGTCCGGGTCACCGACGGCCGCAACGACCCCGAGCTGACCGAGGTCCTGGTGCACGAGGCCGCACCGAACCTGCGGTGGCTGCAGTCGCTGGGGTTGAAGTACCGCCTGATGTACGAGCGCCAGGCCTACCAGCGCGAAGACGGCAGCTACCTGTTCTGGGGCGGTCTGCACGTGGGCAACGTCGGCGGCGGCGAGGGCCTCATGCATGACCACGTCCGCGTGGCCGAGCAGCTGGGCACCGAGGTCCGCTACGGACAGGACGTGACCGGGCTGGTCGTCGAGGAGGGCCAGGTCCGGGGCGTCACCGTCCGCCAGGAGGACGGGTCCCTGCAGGAGCTGCGAGCCGAGTCCGTGATCCTGGGCGCCGGCGGCTTCGAGTCCAATGCCGAGTGGCGCCGCGAGCACCTCGGCGAGGGCTGGGAGAACGCCAAGGTCCGCGGCACCCCCTTCAACAACGGGGACATGATCGCCGCCGGCCTCGAGATCGGCGCGCAGAAGGCCGGGCATTGGGCCACCTGCCACTCCACGCAGTGGGATGCCTTCACCCCGAACAACGAGTCCAATCGGGAACTCACCAACCGCTTGACGCGCCAGTCCTACCCGCTGGGGATCATCGTCAACACCGAAGGCCAGCGCTTCGTGGACGAGGGCGAGGACTTCCGCAACTACACCTACGCGAAGTTCGGCCGGGAGATCCTCCAGCAGCCGGGCTCGGTCGCCTACCAGATCTTCGACGCCCCCCTGCGGGCCATGCTGCGGTCCGAGGAGTATGAGATGCCCGGCATCACCGTGGCCGAGGCAGACACCCTCGAGGAGTTGGCCGAGAAGATCGGGATCGCCCCGGAGGCCCTCACCGGGACCGTCCAGGACTACAACGGGTCCATCGACACCACCATCCCCTGGGACCCCACCGTCAAGGACGGCCGCCGCGCCGAGACCACCCCGGTCAAATCCAACTGGGCCACGCCCCTGACGGAGGGACCCTTCTACGCCTACGCGGTCACCTGTGGCATCACGTTCACCTTCGGCGGCCTGAAGTCGGACACCCACGGCCGCGTCCTGGACGCCGAGGGCGAGCACATCTCCGGGTTGTACGTCTGCGGTGAGATGCTCGGCGGCCTGTTTGCCGGCAACTACCCCGGCGGTTCCGGCCTGGCCGCGGGCGTGGTCTTCGGTCGACGCGCCGGTACGCTGGCCTGA
- a CDS encoding response regulator, translating to MGHPLIRTLVVDDDFAVAGMHRRFVEALDGFEVVGVLERGLPVAEFLARHEVDLVLLDVHLPDRGGVQVLEDLRAAGNDVAVIMVTAASERDTVRRAVGHGVDGYLVKPFSREEFNGRLREFAALLAAHGGSGQGAGSTPELDQTEIDRLVRGASGRAPGNVGRPAKSSSASWSSTAAQSGPGAPPSGPPDRLPKGYSAPTLNLVETALREAGAGVDLSAREVAAACGISRVSARRYLELLTDRGRSELRPRYGATGRPEHRYAWIG from the coding sequence ATGGGACATCCGTTGATCAGGACACTCGTGGTGGATGACGACTTCGCGGTCGCGGGGATGCACCGGCGCTTCGTAGAGGCCCTCGACGGTTTCGAGGTGGTCGGAGTCCTGGAACGCGGTCTGCCGGTGGCGGAGTTCCTGGCTCGGCACGAGGTGGACCTCGTGCTGCTGGACGTACACCTGCCGGACCGGGGCGGCGTCCAGGTGCTGGAGGATCTGCGGGCCGCGGGCAACGATGTCGCGGTGATCATGGTGACTGCCGCCAGCGAGCGGGACACCGTCCGCCGGGCGGTGGGCCATGGCGTGGACGGGTACCTGGTCAAGCCGTTCAGCCGCGAGGAGTTCAATGGGCGCCTCCGGGAGTTCGCCGCCCTCCTGGCCGCCCACGGTGGCTCCGGCCAGGGCGCCGGCAGCACCCCTGAACTGGACCAGACCGAGATCGACCGGTTGGTCCGGGGCGCATCCGGCCGGGCCCCGGGCAACGTGGGTCGGCCGGCGAAGTCCAGCTCAGCGTCGTGGTCCAGCACAGCGGCGCAGTCGGGCCCCGGGGCGCCACCGAGCGGACCCCCGGACCGCCTGCCCAAGGGCTACTCGGCCCCCACGCTGAACCTGGTGGAAACCGCGTTGCGGGAGGCCGGGGCAGGCGTCGACCTCTCGGCACGAGAGGTGGCGGCGGCCTGCGGGATCTCCCGGGTCAGCGCCCGCCGCTATCTCGAGCTGCTGACCGATCGCGGCCGATCCGAGCTGCGCCCGCGCTACGGTGCCACCGGGCGACCGGAACACCGGTACGCCTGGATCGGCTGA
- a CDS encoding ATP-binding protein, producing MVKKLLTTLQRCIAAPLHRTTARSSIRTQDSPLIPQESDTVFHPPPRLHGPRPRRRFRLQLITLQLAIVLLTVLAVAAIVLRFEELRTRDLAFEEVHTVATEIASVPEVIATVNAPDAVERIQPIAHLAERAAGVEFVVVADQDGIRVAHPDPAQIGQPVSSDHALIRAGETFRGTEEGPLGVSLRSKVPIWDGDEVVGTVSVGLLQSEIRADLLEVVLGFAPWVLLAAGLGTAGAAWASRYVRTRIYGAGPEEMAGLHQSRQALLHSVGDGVIGVDEDGTITLVNDEATRLLGVGPDVEGRPAAEVLDADLAALLAPSPTQGSSGPRADEADWDLTTFALAGERILLARVRPARAQGRQIGRTLTVQDRTELESSLRELEGQRSLTETLRSQTHEFSNRLHVISGLLSLGETEEAQEYIRGLTGLAGGPFQHDLSDASLSALVGAKSALAREAGVVLELTADGSVEEDWHADDDALTVVANLLTNAIEAAGDGGRVMLEVTAGAAGFAVQVDDSGPGLDPGSAQTLFRWGASTKDTGPASSRPAGGRGIGLALVDRIARRRHGRVEVTPSPWGGARFRAAWPASADTGTGTGTGDDADIGRNDTGTPNTEDRWDIR from the coding sequence GTGGTTAAGAAACTTCTGACAACGCTGCAACGCTGCATCGCTGCACCGCTGCACCGCACCACCGCACGTTCGTCCATCCGCACCCAAGACAGCCCCTTGATCCCCCAGGAGTCCGACACGGTGTTTCATCCCCCGCCCCGCCTGCACGGGCCCCGGCCCCGCCGCCGGTTCCGCCTGCAACTGATCACCCTGCAGCTGGCCATCGTGCTGCTGACGGTGCTGGCCGTGGCGGCCATCGTGCTGCGCTTCGAGGAACTGCGCACCCGGGACCTCGCCTTCGAGGAGGTCCACACCGTGGCCACCGAGATCGCCAGCGTCCCCGAGGTGATCGCCACGGTGAACGCACCGGATGCGGTGGAGAGAATCCAGCCCATCGCCCATCTGGCAGAACGGGCCGCTGGGGTCGAGTTCGTGGTCGTCGCGGACCAGGACGGCATCCGGGTGGCCCACCCCGACCCGGCGCAGATCGGCCAGCCGGTCTCCTCGGACCACGCCCTGATCCGCGCCGGTGAGACCTTCCGAGGCACCGAAGAGGGCCCCCTGGGGGTGTCGCTGCGCTCCAAGGTACCTATTTGGGACGGCGACGAGGTGGTGGGCACCGTCTCGGTGGGCCTGCTGCAGAGCGAGATCCGCGCCGACCTGCTCGAAGTCGTCCTCGGCTTCGCCCCCTGGGTCCTGCTGGCCGCCGGTCTCGGCACCGCCGGGGCCGCCTGGGCCTCACGCTATGTGCGCACGAGGATCTACGGGGCCGGCCCGGAGGAGATGGCCGGACTGCACCAGTCCCGCCAGGCACTGCTGCACAGCGTCGGAGACGGCGTCATCGGCGTGGACGAGGACGGCACCATCACCCTCGTGAACGATGAGGCCACCCGACTGCTCGGGGTGGGGCCGGACGTCGAGGGCCGCCCGGCCGCCGAGGTGCTGGACGCGGACCTGGCCGCACTCCTGGCACCCTCCCCCACACAGGGCTCGTCCGGCCCACGCGCGGACGAGGCCGACTGGGACCTGACGACCTTCGCCCTGGCCGGCGAACGCATCCTGCTGGCCCGGGTGCGGCCGGCGCGGGCTCAGGGCCGGCAGATCGGCCGGACCCTGACCGTGCAGGACCGCACCGAGCTGGAGTCCAGCCTGCGCGAGTTGGAGGGCCAGCGCAGCCTGACCGAGACCCTGCGGTCACAGACCCACGAGTTCTCGAACCGGCTCCACGTGATCTCCGGTCTGCTGTCCCTTGGCGAGACCGAGGAGGCGCAGGAGTACATCCGGGGCCTGACGGGCCTGGCCGGCGGCCCCTTCCAGCACGATCTCTCCGATGCCTCCCTGTCCGCGCTGGTCGGCGCGAAATCCGCGCTCGCCCGGGAGGCCGGCGTCGTGCTGGAGCTGACTGCCGACGGCTCGGTCGAGGAGGACTGGCATGCGGACGATGACGCCCTCACGGTGGTGGCCAATCTGCTGACGAATGCCATCGAGGCGGCCGGGGACGGCGGCCGGGTGATGCTGGAGGTGACCGCCGGGGCCGCCGGATTCGCGGTCCAGGTGGACGATTCGGGTCCCGGGCTGGACCCGGGCTCGGCGCAGACGCTGTTCCGGTGGGGCGCCTCCACCAAGGACACCGGCCCCGCGTCATCTCGTCCCGCCGGAGGCCGTGGCATCGGCCTCGCCCTGGTGGACCGGATCGCGCGACGCCGGCACGGCCGGGTGGAGGTCACCCCGTCACCGTGGGGCGGGGCTCGGTTCCGGGCCGCCTGGCCGGCGTCCGCCGACACCGGAACAGGCACCGGAACCGGGGACGACGCTGACATCGGGCGAAACGACACCGGGACACCGAACACCGAGGACAGATGGGACATCCGTTGA
- a CDS encoding tripartite tricarboxylate transporter substrate binding protein, whose product MSSRTFTKAALGVAAAGVVGLALVNAAAGGGEATARSKLVLMAPAAPGGGWDGFARESQQAIKSDGISNNVQVVNVPGAGGTIGLGQFAQMEGRSDMMMVTGGVMVGAVELADSGVSMDDVEPLVRLADDYAALVVPADSPYETLDDFIEAWKQDPGGTSISGGSLGSIDHLLTGLVAEKVGIDPSKTNYIAYSGGGEALTSMLSGTTVAGMSGYNEVADQIEAGNLRALAISSKERLPGVDVPTFLEQGVDAEMANWRGLAAAPGVSEEDRGELLEIVEEYRQTEHWQDALERNSWTDSYMTGDEFEAFLDEEISRTEDIVEGLGL is encoded by the coding sequence ATGAGTTCACGCACCTTCACCAAGGCCGCCCTCGGCGTGGCAGCCGCCGGCGTCGTCGGCCTTGCCTTGGTCAACGCCGCCGCTGGCGGAGGCGAGGCCACCGCCCGATCCAAGCTGGTGCTGATGGCACCGGCGGCACCCGGCGGCGGTTGGGACGGCTTCGCCCGCGAATCCCAGCAGGCCATCAAATCCGATGGCATCTCCAACAATGTCCAGGTCGTCAACGTCCCCGGAGCCGGTGGCACCATCGGCCTGGGACAGTTCGCCCAGATGGAGGGCCGCTCGGACATGATGATGGTCACCGGCGGAGTGATGGTCGGCGCGGTTGAGCTGGCGGACTCCGGGGTCTCCATGGACGATGTCGAGCCGCTGGTCCGGCTGGCTGACGACTACGCCGCCCTCGTGGTGCCCGCCGACTCGCCGTACGAGACCCTGGACGACTTCATCGAAGCGTGGAAGCAGGACCCGGGTGGAACCTCCATCTCCGGCGGTTCGCTCGGCTCGATCGATCACCTGCTGACCGGCCTCGTGGCGGAGAAGGTGGGGATCGACCCGTCGAAGACCAACTACATCGCCTACTCCGGCGGTGGTGAGGCCCTGACGTCCATGCTCTCCGGCACCACCGTGGCCGGCATGTCCGGCTACAACGAGGTGGCGGACCAGATCGAGGCCGGAAACCTGCGGGCCCTGGCCATCTCCTCGAAGGAGCGGCTGCCCGGCGTGGACGTGCCCACCTTCCTGGAGCAGGGCGTGGACGCCGAGATGGCCAACTGGCGCGGCCTGGCGGCAGCGCCCGGCGTCTCCGAGGAGGACCGGGGCGAACTGCTGGAGATCGTGGAGGAGTACCGCCAGACGGAGCACTGGCAGGACGCCCTCGAACGCAACAGCTGGACGGACAGCTACATGACGGGCGACGAGTTCGAGGCATTCCTCGACGAGGAGATCTCCCGGACCGAAGACATCGTGGAAGGACTCGGACTGTGA
- a CDS encoding tripartite tricarboxylate transporter TctB family protein — protein sequence MSQQQTVPPAGNPAETAGTAGGPQGPTSAVPRGGTARRGFWAGRSELIMPLLVAIIATWLAIETATMNVMGDSVPGPQFFPTIVCIVLYAVALVHAIQLLRNPRLPDLTDDAVNADTSSDLLGDLASASERGRERIAGRTPGATLPQGWKTYTDWKTVGLIVGGIAVFILVLPILGWVLSAAGLFWVVCKALGSQRPLFDLIISLVFSSVIQLAFNAGLGLNLPGGFLEGLI from the coding sequence GTGAGCCAGCAGCAGACTGTACCCCCGGCCGGAAATCCGGCTGAGACGGCCGGAACCGCCGGCGGACCGCAGGGCCCGACGTCGGCCGTTCCCCGGGGCGGGACCGCGCGCCGCGGGTTCTGGGCCGGCCGCAGCGAACTGATCATGCCCCTGCTGGTCGCCATCATCGCCACCTGGCTCGCCATCGAGACGGCGACCATGAACGTCATGGGCGACTCCGTGCCGGGGCCCCAGTTCTTCCCGACGATCGTCTGCATCGTGCTCTACGCCGTCGCACTCGTCCACGCCATCCAGCTGTTGCGCAATCCGCGGCTGCCGGACCTCACCGACGATGCGGTGAACGCGGACACGTCCTCAGACCTGCTCGGCGACCTGGCCTCCGCCTCCGAGCGCGGCCGGGAGCGGATCGCGGGCCGCACCCCGGGCGCCACGCTGCCCCAGGGCTGGAAGACGTACACCGACTGGAAGACCGTGGGACTGATCGTCGGCGGGATCGCCGTGTTCATCCTCGTGCTGCCCATCCTGGGCTGGGTGCTCTCCGCGGCCGGCCTGTTCTGGGTGGTCTGCAAGGCCCTGGGCAGCCAGCGGCCACTGTTCGACCTCATCATCTCGCTGGTGTTCTCCTCGGTCATCCAGCTGGCCTTCAACGCCGGACTCGGGTTGAACCTGCCCGGCGGCTTCCTGGAAGGACTGATCTGA
- a CDS encoding tripartite tricarboxylate transporter permease, which yields MDQLNLLLEGFGAALTPINLLWVLIGALLGTAVGVLPGLGSSMAVALLLPITFTLDPTAAFIMFAGVYFGGLFGDSTAGILLNTPGNSAAIAGSFEGHRMAKDGRAAKALATAAVGAFVGGLIATTLVVFFAPLLVKMATAFGPAEYFALAVFAFLAISSVVSESVVKGLGALGIGLVLAMVGVDGPSGTVRYTLGMPQLFDGISIVVITVGLLALGEVLHIAGRIHRDPAMERIGTNGRARLERSDVRKALPAWLRGTAFGVPFGIIPAGGAEVPTFLAYGTEKRLAKRRGDKEFGSTGSIRGVAAPEAAGNATAGTAMGALLALGLPTSATAAIMLAAFQQYGMQPGPLLFERSGELVWTLLASLFIGLVVLVILNMQFAVVWAKLLLIPRHYLYAGITVLAMLGVYAISSSTLDLWVLLVIGVLGFVMRRYQFPLAPVLIAVVLGPLAETELRRALTVSEGDVSVLVSSPVTVILYSVLVLALVVSALQHLRHRRQKAAAALGGTGEGPDGGSGGPGGSGGGEPVDPSGPAGSTAATVTSGPSGTVGESEKMATRL from the coding sequence ATGGACCAGTTGAACCTCCTGCTCGAGGGCTTCGGTGCCGCCCTCACCCCGATCAACCTGCTGTGGGTGCTGATCGGCGCCCTGCTGGGCACCGCCGTGGGCGTGCTGCCCGGCCTGGGTTCCTCGATGGCCGTGGCCTTGCTGCTGCCCATCACCTTCACCCTGGACCCGACTGCCGCGTTCATCATGTTCGCCGGTGTCTACTTCGGTGGCCTCTTCGGCGACTCCACCGCCGGCATCCTGCTGAACACCCCCGGCAACTCCGCGGCGATCGCCGGCTCGTTCGAAGGCCATCGGATGGCCAAGGACGGCCGGGCCGCCAAGGCTCTGGCGACCGCCGCCGTCGGCGCCTTCGTGGGCGGGCTGATCGCCACCACCCTGGTGGTGTTCTTCGCGCCCCTCCTGGTCAAGATGGCCACCGCGTTCGGCCCGGCCGAGTACTTCGCGCTGGCCGTGTTCGCCTTCCTGGCCATCTCCTCCGTGGTCTCCGAGTCCGTGGTGAAGGGACTGGGCGCCCTCGGCATCGGCCTGGTCCTGGCCATGGTGGGCGTGGACGGGCCCTCCGGCACCGTCCGGTACACCCTGGGGATGCCGCAGCTGTTCGACGGCATCTCGATCGTGGTCATCACCGTGGGCCTGCTGGCCCTCGGAGAGGTGCTGCACATCGCCGGCCGCATCCACCGGGATCCCGCCATGGAGCGGATCGGCACCAACGGCCGGGCCCGGCTGGAACGCTCGGACGTCCGCAAGGCCCTGCCGGCCTGGCTGCGCGGAACGGCATTCGGTGTGCCCTTCGGCATCATCCCCGCCGGCGGTGCCGAGGTCCCGACGTTCCTGGCCTACGGCACCGAGAAGCGCCTGGCCAAGCGCCGCGGGGACAAGGAATTCGGCTCGACCGGCTCCATCCGCGGTGTGGCCGCTCCCGAGGCTGCGGGCAACGCGACCGCCGGCACCGCCATGGGCGCACTGCTCGCGCTCGGCCTGCCCACCTCCGCCACGGCGGCGATCATGCTGGCCGCCTTCCAGCAGTACGGCATGCAGCCCGGCCCCCTGCTCTTCGAGCGCAGCGGTGAACTGGTCTGGACCCTGCTGGCCTCACTGTTCATCGGCCTGGTGGTCCTGGTCATCCTGAACATGCAGTTCGCGGTGGTGTGGGCCAAGCTGCTGCTGATCCCGCGCCATTACCTCTACGCGGGCATCACGGTGCTGGCCATGCTGGGCGTGTACGCCATCAGCTCCTCGACCCTGGACCTCTGGGTCCTCCTGGTGATCGGCGTGCTGGGCTTCGTGATGCGGCGCTACCAGTTCCCGCTGGCCCCCGTGTTGATCGCCGTGGTCCTCGGGCCGCTGGCCGAGACCGAACTGCGCCGCGCGCTGACCGTCTCCGAGGGTGACGTGTCCGTCCTGGTCTCCAGCCCGGTCACCGTGATCCTGTACTCCGTGCTGGTCCTGGCCCTCGTGGTCAGCGCCCTGCAGCACCTGCGTCACCGTCGCCAGAAGGCGGCCGCCGCTTTGGGCGGCACCGGGGAGGGTCCCGACGGCGGTTCCGGCGGGCCAGGCGGTTCTGGCGGCGGAGAGCCTGTGGATCCTTCGGGACCGGCCGGTTCGACGGCTGCGACCGTTACCTCCGGGCCGTCCGGCACCGTCGGCGAGAGTGAGAAGATGGCGACCCGGCTGTAG
- a CDS encoding serine hydrolase: protein MDTSLLSQDRRSAVERRLGPLLRDQPFSVSWRVVPIGGVVPAGGAHAIGDGADSVVPSFSTRKVSILCAVLALARAGRLDLDQRHTITEAHRDGVQAGIMRTLSAGLELTLADCLTQMMCTSDNICTQLVFEAIGAAVGGGAADSETARRVTGATAEREALQYVNDYCAWAGMRSTLHREVFPRTGGLAWHHPIDGLTVTTAADQAHLLALIGSGAREGSASVGAAARLQLLPEDCRRIIGLMQGIYTPRLGAATTRISFAEKNGRGLRSLSQVGLALGAHGAPLAAVAVYAETIPTALPDGIPGRNAVFTAFAEVGRAIEDWAVPVVTA, encoded by the coding sequence GTGGACACATCACTGCTGAGTCAGGATCGCCGCTCCGCGGTGGAGCGCCGCCTCGGCCCTCTCCTGCGAGACCAGCCCTTCTCCGTGTCCTGGCGCGTTGTTCCGATCGGTGGAGTCGTCCCGGCCGGCGGCGCGCACGCCATCGGTGACGGCGCGGACTCGGTGGTGCCCTCTTTCTCCACGCGCAAGGTGAGCATCCTCTGCGCGGTGCTCGCGCTCGCCCGTGCCGGCCGGCTGGACCTCGACCAGCGGCACACGATTACCGAGGCGCACCGGGACGGCGTCCAGGCCGGCATCATGCGCACCCTCAGCGCCGGGCTCGAGCTGACCCTGGCGGACTGCCTGACGCAGATGATGTGCACCTCGGACAACATCTGCACCCAGCTGGTCTTCGAGGCGATCGGTGCAGCCGTGGGCGGCGGCGCGGCGGACAGCGAGACTGCCCGCCGAGTCACCGGCGCGACGGCCGAACGTGAGGCGCTGCAATACGTCAACGACTACTGCGCCTGGGCCGGGATGCGCTCCACCCTCCACCGTGAGGTCTTCCCGCGCACCGGTGGACTCGCCTGGCACCACCCGATCGACGGGCTCACCGTCACCACCGCCGCCGACCAGGCCCATCTGCTGGCGCTGATCGGCTCCGGCGCTCGCGAGGGGTCAGCGTCCGTCGGCGCCGCCGCCCGACTCCAGCTCCTCCCCGAGGACTGCCGACGGATCATCGGCCTCATGCAGGGCATCTACACCCCGCGCCTCGGGGCCGCGACCACGCGCATCAGCTTCGCGGAGAAGAACGGACGGGGCCTGCGCTCGCTGTCCCAGGTGGGGCTGGCGCTGGGCGCGCACGGGGCGCCGCTGGCCGCCGTCGCTGTCTATGCCGAGACCATCCCCACCGCCCTGCCGGACGGGATTCCGGGCCGCAACGCCGTCTTCACCGCTTTCGCCGAGGTCGGCCGCGCGATCGAGGACTGGGCCGTGCCGGTGGTCACCGCGTGA
- a CDS encoding serine hydrolase, with product MSRVPAVRALRLGDIPAAYPQLRFAVRFSDGRESSHDAGARHPLAGTGMLVLAAAVARLAESDPGLLGERLTLTADHRRASRTGTLRRMDSELQLTVDDALSLLVGTGDGACLQAVLEFLAGRGVDLLDVARTVVTDGNLADTEVTGFEPEAGVTTPADLCTALSRLPEPVLGWMGQVFEPAGLASALPGFGPRTVPHHTVAGWEPAGALSGEPTGDLSQTGFASVLVLPGAAVVAAYLPALHQDGTAVTPLEVSTDFGTLGLSVWRAWTGPGHPPSTPLAPPPSTPHST from the coding sequence GTGAGCCGGGTGCCTGCCGTGCGTGCCCTGCGCCTCGGTGACATCCCGGCGGCGTATCCACAGTTGCGCTTCGCCGTCCGGTTCTCGGACGGCAGGGAGTCCTCTCACGACGCCGGCGCCCGCCATCCGCTCGCTGGCACCGGCATGCTGGTGCTCGCCGCGGCGGTGGCCCGGCTGGCCGAGTCCGATCCCGGGCTGCTGGGGGAGCGACTCACCTTGACCGCCGACCACCGCAGGGCGTCCCGGACGGGGACCCTGCGGAGGATGGACAGCGAGCTGCAGCTGACGGTGGACGACGCGCTGTCCCTCCTCGTGGGGACCGGCGATGGGGCGTGCCTCCAGGCGGTGCTCGAGTTCTTAGCGGGCCGGGGTGTCGACCTGCTGGACGTGGCCCGCACCGTGGTCACCGATGGGAACCTGGCGGATACCGAGGTCACGGGGTTCGAGCCGGAGGCCGGTGTGACGACGCCGGCTGACCTGTGCACCGCGCTGTCCCGGCTGCCCGAACCGGTACTGGGCTGGATGGGCCAGGTCTTCGAGCCGGCCGGCCTGGCCAGCGCGCTGCCGGGCTTCGGACCACGGACGGTGCCGCACCACACCGTGGCCGGGTGGGAGCCGGCCGGCGCACTGAGCGGCGAACCGACCGGAGACCTGTCTCAGACGGGGTTCGCCTCGGTCCTCGTCCTGCCCGGTGCCGCCGTCGTCGCGGCCTATCTTCCGGCGCTCCACCAGGACGGGACCGCCGTCACTCCCCTGGAGGTCTCCACCGACTTCGGCACGCTGGGGCTGTCCGTCTGGCGGGCCTGGACGGGGCCGGGGCATCCGCCGTCCACTCCACTGGCCCCTCCACCGTCCACCCCGCACTCCACCTGA